One segment of Brassica napus cultivar Da-Ae chromosome C3, Da-Ae, whole genome shotgun sequence DNA contains the following:
- the LOC106426754 gene encoding glycine-rich protein 3 short isoform, whose protein sequence is MASKALVLLGLFALLFVISEVAATSEGQSLKSESEDTLQPDHSGGGGQGYNGGGGYNGRGGYNGGGHHGGGGYNGGGGYNGGGHHGGGGRGGGYCRHGCCYRGYRGCSRCCSYAGEAVQTQPGH, encoded by the exons atggCTTCCAAGGCATTAGTTTTGTTGGGTCTCTTTGCACTTCTTTTCGTCATCTCAGAAGTTGCCGCGACATCCGAAGGGCAGTCAT TGAAGTCAGAGAGTGAGGATACCTTACAACCTGACCATTCTGGTGGTGGTGGCCAAGGCTACAACGGAGGCGGAGGTTACAACGGAAGGGGAGGTTATAACGGAGGAGGACACCACGGAGGAGGAGGATACAATGGAGGCGGAGGATACAACGGAGGAGGACACCATGGAGGAGGAGGCCGTGGAGGAGGTTACTGCCGCCACGGCTGCTGCTACAGAGGTTACCGTGGCTGCTCAAGGTGTTGCTCATATGCCGGCGAAGCTGTTCAGACACAGCCTGGCCACTAA
- the LOC106426723 gene encoding glycine-rich protein 3 short isoform has protein sequence MASKALLLLSLIVVILIASEVAARDLADSSAENKNNEREEGMQTDQYGGYPGRGYGGYPGGGYGGNRGGGYGGRGGYGGRGRGYCRYGCCYRGYYGGCSRCCAYAGEAVQTQPESTDPAH, from the exons ATGGCTTCTAAAGCTTTGCTTCTCTTAAGTCTCATTGTTGTTATCCTCATTGCCTCTGAGGTGGCAGCCAGGGACCTAGCTGATAGCTCGGCAGAAAATAAGAACAATG agagagaagaaggaatGCAAACTGACCAGTATGGAGGGTATCCAGGAAGAGGGTACGGAGGATACCCAGGTGGGGGATATGGCGGAAACCGCGGTGGTGGATACGGTGGTAGGGGCGGATACGGAGGACGTGGAAGAGGATACTGTCGCTATGGTTGTTGCTACAGAGGCTACTACGGTGGCTGCTCTAGGTGCTGTGCTTATGCTGGTGAGGCTGTTCAAACTCAGCCGGAGAGTACTGATCCAGCTCACTAG